From Hoplias malabaricus isolate fHopMal1 chromosome 11, fHopMal1.hap1, whole genome shotgun sequence, a single genomic window includes:
- the il34 gene encoding interleukin-34 has product MVRSESWLLWGLLGLICLLPVWVASAEDKCKALKSIKEELNSTLRRRYMKQNFPINYTIQVHYEEVFRLRNISRLMNESDPSDIKYLQKLWLDVAMSSIKKILRVLPERHPTRTRYLTNLEELFKMSEQLLIDNLQEDDFPESIWNILERLKDPNYKGWRSVTPKSLLDNCYRTMHCLFRPCFQREGADDDYCNILHWRKRNGTTPQPT; this is encoded by the exons GTCTAATATGCTTATTACCAGTGTGGGTGGCCTCTGCGGAAGACAAATGCAAAGCTCTGAAATCAATTAAGGAGGAGCTTAACTCCACATTAAGGAGACGATATATG aagCAGAACTTCCCAATAAACTACACCATTCAAGTGCATTATGAGGAGGTCTTCAGATTGCGCAACATCAGCAGGCTG ATGAATGAATCTGATCCCTCAGACATCAAATATCTGCAGAAGTTGTGGCTCGATGTGGCTATGTCCAGCATAAAGAAGATTTTGAGGGTTCTGCCAGAGAGACACCCAACACGAACTAGATACCTGACAAATCTCGAGGAACTCTTCAAGATGTCCGAGCAGCTGCTCATAGACAAC CTTCAGGAGGATGATTTTCCAGAAAGCATTTGGAACATTTTGGAACGCCTAAAAGACCCCAACTATAAAGGATGGAGATCAGTCACGCCTAAATCCTTACTGGACAACTGTTATAGGACTATGCACTGCCTTTTCAGACCCTGCTTCCAAAGAGAGGGAGCCGATGATGACT ACTGCAACATCCTCCACTGGAGAAAAAGGAACGGAACAACACCTCAGCCAACTTGA